TGCGCCCGCTGCTGCGGTTGCTCATGATCCGGGCAGGATCCAGAGCTTCCACCGTTGGGCCAGCGGTCACCAGGAGCGAGCGACCACTCCAATCACGCGCCAACGTCCTTTTCTCGCTCCCCCGCTGAAGCGCATGGAGAACCGCCAATTGAATCAAAGCGGGATCGGCCATTCGCCCCTCTCCGATTCGATCACAAGCCAACAAACCAGGCTCCGGTCCGAGACAGAGCACCCGTTCATCCCGTTGCAAAAGCTCCCAATTGCGCCGGACTGCAGGGTTGCCCCACATCCCTGTATTCATGGCTGAGGCTGCCACCACAGGCCGTTCGCAGGCCAACAACAAGGAGGCCAGCAATCCATCACCAAGCCCCTGAGTCCAGCGGGCCAAACTTGTGGCGCTTAAGGGAGCCACCACCACTAGATCCGCCCATTCCGCGAGCTCCACATGCAACGGCCGAGGTTGCGATGGCGCCCACTGGTCCTGATCTTGCAAACAGGGGTGACGACTCAGGCTTGCGAGTGCCACAGGGCTGACAAGGCGTGAGGCGCTTGGGGTAATAACGCAACGCACCTCGGCCCCCGCCTTCACCAAGGCACTCACGAGAAGAGGCGTCTTCACCGCAGCGATGCTTCCCGATGCGGCGACAAGGAGGCGACGCCCCTCCAGAGGCCGTGGGGCCTCAATCTTCATCGAATGGTTCCTGATCAACTAAGTGAACGTATGGCCCGGTGAGCTCCGGCCGGTGGATCGCCAAGGCACGCAACAGATGCCAATCACTCAAGCCATCAAAAGGAGTGGGGTAATCGTCGTCTTCCAGGCGCTGCGCGAGCAAAGCCACCTTGTCGTCATCAAACGCGTCCAGAGATTCCGGCGTGATCGGCATGCTGGTTCCCTGAAGCGAAGACCCCATTCTGCCTCGGGCAAGCGTTAGAGCTGACGCTAAGTTTCGAGCGACGGGGTCTTAGCTCAGTTGGTAGAGCGCTGCGATCGCACCGCAGAGGTCAGGGGTTCGAATCCCCTAGTCTCCATCGTCAAGAAAAAGCTTCATGTTCAGCTTTAAGCAAAAAGAATGAGCTCTTTTAGATCAACTTTGCGCGCCATAAAACAATCACAGGAATAGCTTCAAAACGAAGACTTTTCGCCTCACCAGCTTTCACTTGCAAAGACTGGTCATGTCACTTTAAAGACAACCCTTGATGGCCAGAAACAACAACAATCAAAACAAGAGTGTTATACAAGCCCTTTAACATCCCCTTGGCGAAAGCAAATCTTGAGAGCAAAGCTTGAAAGCAAAGAGACGCTCGGGCACAGGAGGGCTTGACTCAAACGCTGGAAACGAATACGTGCCGATGCATTGGCGAGACGACAACGCCCCAGCCGCTGTAGCGAAAGAAACAACCCAGAACTCACGTTCCTTTTAGACAGAACGATCTTTGCCTTTCAAGGGTGCAGTACTCAGAACAGTATTGAGCTCAAGAGTGATCCATCCAAGATCAAAAAGCTTCAAAGGATTCATCAATCAATCAGAACATGGACGTCATTGACCTCTTTCCACGCTCCATTGTGCAAGGGGAAGTTGACCAAAAACTCCTTCATCACGTGCATCTCCATTGTGAGGATGTTCTGCTCAATCCAGGATCAAATCCTGATGCTTCAACGCGCCTAGCTGGACAGCTCAGCAAACAGCTACAACTGAATTTCACCCAACCGGCCATTCGAGAACTTTGTGAATCCGTCCTCCTCGAAGGCTGCGAGCGTTGGATCCGGCACGTGATTGACCAGCAACCGCCTCAAGGGCGCGGCCCATGGGTGCCAGGTCGCTACCAACTCAAACTGATTGACATCTGGCTGAATTGCCAAATGGAGGGCGATTACAACCCCATGCACACCCATGGAGGAAGTTTTTCGGGAGTTGTCTTTTTAAAAGTCCCCCCACAGATCAACGGAAGCAGTTTTGACGGGCAACTGTGTTTTCACGGTCCGGAGGACTATCACCTTCAATCATTCCGCACAGGAATGGCGAAGTATGTGCTTCCCAAACCGGGCGACTTTTATATTTTTCCAGCATGGCAACCGCATTCCGTCATGCCCTTCCGAGGCACAGGAGAACGCTGGTCTCTCGCCTTTAACGTCGTTGCTCAGCCCATTTCCTCGCATCCACAGCCCCCCGACCAGAATCCCAACATTTCTCTTTCGAGTCAGCGACCAAGAGCGAGAGGCTTCTGACGGACAGCCTCTCAGAAAATTGCCTTACGATTCACTCCAGTTTCAGGGTCAGCCATGCCAAGGACAGCCATGGCCTGGGGCCTTGACATGCATCCATTCATCGTGAGGGCTTTAGGCGTACAGGACGTCCAGCCCTCTGCGCTGGAGTCTTGCTGATGTTCCCGACAAGCACTCAATTCACAAGACATTTGCCCCTGTTTGCAGGCCTTTTTGTTCTTGTTTTGGCCTCGACGCTAGCCAGACCCAGTGCCTTGATCACCTATGGCCTGATCGCGCTGGCTGGTGGGCTGGGCCGTCGCTGACGCCAGTCGGAACGCCCATGCGGTAAAAGGGATGTGAGCTGAGCCTATAAACGATGTCGCAATCCAAACGAGAACAGGTGGTTAGCCACCTGCGCTATATCCGCCAAGAGCTGCGCGAAATGCATCAAGGCGTGATGGAAGACGGACTCCTCCCTGAAGCCGGAGAGGTAAGAGGGGTCATGGCCCAGATGGAGGCCTTGCTTGAGCTACTGGAGGGCAAATCATCTCGCAAAGCGAAAGCAGATTCCGACTGAATGCGGTCCTGCTGGGTGGCCAACTTGAAGCAAATCTTGATTCAACAGGAAATGCTCAAAAACCAGCAATTGATACAGGAAACTAATAAATATCGAGTATTTTCGGTGTTGGCAGGTTGCCGGCCGGGTGATGGGGATCAATTGGTGGCACACCTGTGATAACGAGGCTTGAGGGGTTCCTTTCATGACCGCTCGACTGCAAAAGACTCGACTTCAAATCAGTTTCGGAGAAGCCACTTCAAGGCTTGATCGGTGGGCTGAAAATCCATGGCGGCGAGCATCGTTGATGTTGATCGCTCTTGGTGCCAGTTTTGCCTTAGGTAACAGCATTGGAGCCATTGCTGGTGCTTTGGCCTTGATGGATCCAGTGGCCGCTCTCATCACTGTGGCGATCTGGGAGCTCATGGTCCGAACCAGACGGCATTGGGCGCGAGATCAACAAAAACATCTGGGACGTGATTTGTTGGATATGGCACGCATTGGCTTGCTGTACGGCCTTTTATTGGAAGGATTCAAGTTGCTTTAAAGAACGTACAAATCCAGACAATTTTGATGGGCATTCATAGCCTGACTTTAGTTCTGCTGTTGGGTGGACCATGGCTGCTGAGCATTTCTTCCTCGAGCTCGAACCACCAGAAGAACGTCTTCGCAACGCCCCTCATGTGGTGATCGTGGGAGGAGGCTTTGCTGGAGTTCGCGCCTGCAAAGCACTTGCCCAGGCAGAGGTGCGCATCACCTTGATCGACAAGCGCAATTTCAACCTGTTCCAGCCGCTTCTCTATCAAGTGGCAACGGGGCTCGTCGCTCCCGGAGATGTGGCAACACCCCTACGACAG
This Synechococcus sp. WH 8016 DNA region includes the following protein-coding sequences:
- the coaBC gene encoding bifunctional phosphopantothenoylcysteine decarboxylase/phosphopantothenate--cysteine ligase CoaBC, which gives rise to MKIEAPRPLEGRRLLVAASGSIAAVKTPLLVSALVKAGAEVRCVITPSASRLVSPVALASLSRHPCLQDQDQWAPSQPRPLHVELAEWADLVVVAPLSATSLARWTQGLGDGLLASLLLACERPVVAASAMNTGMWGNPAVRRNWELLQRDERVLCLGPEPGLLACDRIGEGRMADPALIQLAVLHALQRGSEKRTLARDWSGRSLLVTAGPTVEALDPARIMSNRSSGRMGVMIAQAARWRGARVDLIHGPLQVPDAWIEGLSCHPVESAQAMECALTDLQPGVDAVAMAAAVADLRRRGGALPHKPAKAALASVLGVEMEPVPDLLAGLAERRPPGQVLLGFAALSGQADSLLERARQKLLAKQCDLLFANPIDQPHQGFGSHLNGGWLLRRDGSQEQCLPQCKLELANRLLDEIFTQLPGLDALDSPGDVSNG
- a CDS encoding DUF2555 domain-containing protein, whose protein sequence is MGSSLQGTSMPITPESLDAFDDDKVALLAQRLEDDDYPTPFDGLSDWHLLRALAIHRPELTGPYVHLVDQEPFDED
- a CDS encoding putative 2OG-Fe(II) oxygenase, which encodes MDVIDLFPRSIVQGEVDQKLLHHVHLHCEDVLLNPGSNPDASTRLAGQLSKQLQLNFTQPAIRELCESVLLEGCERWIRHVIDQQPPQGRGPWVPGRYQLKLIDIWLNCQMEGDYNPMHTHGGSFSGVVFLKVPPQINGSSFDGQLCFHGPEDYHLQSFRTGMAKYVLPKPGDFYIFPAWQPHSVMPFRGTGERWSLAFNVVAQPISSHPQPPDQNPNISLSSQRPRARGF
- a CDS encoding DUF565 domain-containing protein, which produces MTARLQKTRLQISFGEATSRLDRWAENPWRRASLMLIALGASFALGNSIGAIAGALALMDPVAALITVAIWELMVRTRRHWARDQQKHLGRDLLDMARIGLLYGLLLEGFKLL